One stretch of Ooceraea biroi isolate clonal line C1 chromosome 4, Obir_v5.4, whole genome shotgun sequence DNA includes these proteins:
- the LOC105283806 gene encoding uncharacterized protein LOC105283806 isoform X2 — MKFVTSKMTESGLEAGSISSHEITSENSSLNCDVMQMTEYSSTEDDVSDRIHTEETCNSHEPLLANDEYCKSFNNDDCRAAIQSVSNNHSKTHSTLQKGYQLADTLENIQETRLNTDEIFQYKENSYHEGTSKNCKLEQKIQPAVEELESTRVKALDHMHPTDMTGHNSCSTSGSYFIDASTLNDEIDIVSTNVTKNQCTTNSHPSLPYFSVSSNYVDCTANRSDGTVEGQSHNFTSVKPCKSTVQTRETCEQTTEFERELKLTEYLQLSCKSRKAKRTDTALEETADANKLANKESLIVEIKEADSGESAHSSPCPDNRKISSDRDKKMEKSTNIKTIGGESESNCIANERQQSMLIRRNTFELDSNDEKLSVLRQEYERRQGSLVFQSAIPQYSGHRVDGDSICHASSEAPPITESLISFASEVQITSTNTHRPMSYLFEDYKYEINQIETQKSPLENNLNRSCTIYPVTKSASDKSIMNYDAESDDVSNCYSNSLPVTLNSTLEKNDKMEHIKRNRRDEATPIISGGVSTLDYFKCSDSPIVRRKTESTPIVSGGSVIMHNPEVKAKPPKMSSSLTAWVVDMSDCNESKSQSNSQSMSQSFSTSGTSKTSEFLQNPKNHEKCGSLGFFVNLKDINDVDLGKGKGKGKGNRSSERKNQNSNSKPYCEFYIDISDKNNDIQIKLPEKQDISVKDDSHKKIGKKNIFSMFIDLSDNCESNRDVAHRQNLSIVANNLADIKPDDNNSKINNLPREERREKIKPSVFMFIESDSPITRRRTLSTSRSTLKRHSWNLDKTQSANDGCVAKELMFRKEHKRAHSMSMDNRNDLKQFQATSNSNHSLSDATKAEASVTEYDNTINFKALQEQEYDLNNIATSSEDASEFEVKDTPPNSHVEIKNVEELRVNANSHEYKISDYVENRKSTETKIYKNQLSEVSVWRKTMENREEENRKSETFDISSGEHSPDSDNHDHYDLPNLLNGAISDINNRTQIITAGNSSNKISETCKSLNETIKKIECELKEPEYNNTEQVYDCYPSKNDKISSCNLKIRDSDKKNSCSFVRLSDLDVKPTVNHAMNALMVNDDRSMYQSISLSNSISETSWIENKLGTTRNSSIKPVSKKLVSVMSTSLPSNKQKSPAENSIYDYEGEEIISESDLSSMQSSMGRSGADGSTEETETSSILGTKPYNRLGEDLLRMFLEEINPDITIDVAGQHIRAHKCILSSRCQYFAAILSGGWVESAGNIIPLQGYSYNAVHFALCHIYSGESNIPDSISIVELATLADMLCLEGLKEVIGYTLKLKYCHLFHKPCQVCAVGVLECMPLAAAYGLDEVYRKSLRWITKHFVRIWPCKAFATLPRELMEKCYHQHIVHMSSDNVLQTMMDCDKLLATLPNVRWAEPVFRMVSNLLETSVKFLSENFTGVLGNENFQMLGHELTWNISRLEDNFLAAIEQLPPEQACKSYSKLNKMLLASQTDNLQGRKWGSLFIDFLQKIQSHVEKCLVRDATRAVRTTAWLKMDLELRRRIQELACLVILPHETYLKTRTFKRSNISKESIVQANRPMLTRNLDLKRVKMAISEHNDKTLKQVSSSKEMKKILCKSKTDPPERKMQEDKQITVETVRPKSWPNKIEVKSRYLEPRNKSAAKESVSATHQDKMSVQRRKVMISSSDSSRTASPAMKRATDKKPQPKTKLSVKKDVVKALSSDSLTEANAVRIGNKRDLISKSCGITRPESPSLKQKNSKIDLSIDSLDIQSKASAVSKKTANKIDPSVADSVTMEVPTNTLKPSTINKLSPVLTKAMYKTQVSDRTKKGSPPTQQKNLTTTRRPPRSLESSTAASRSRAAAINNMYHGSPSLRRNLLDAARTPDVSVKQVNTTASLRTRQISQTNGSPNMRRDKKEVQNSQSSDSPNKKLSPKSGVVNRINKSLISGKRNVTGKIDDKIKKCHNGDAQKQPTVGSRSGTFLKDEPTVLKRADIKSSQINI; from the exons atgaaatttgttacatcaAAAATGACTGAGTCCGGTCTGGAAGCAGGCTCGATAAGTTCGCACGAGATTACGTCTGAGAATTCCAGTTTGAACTGTGATGTGATGCAGATGACAGAATATTCCTCTACTGAAGATGATGTTTCTGATCGAATACATACCGAAGAAACATGTAACAGTCATGAACCACTCTTGGCAAACGATGAATATTGCAAGTCTTTTAATAATGACGATTGTCGAGCTGCAATCCAATCCGTATCAAATAATCATAGTAAAACGCATTCAACTCTTCAAAAGGGATATCAATTAGCGGATACTTTAGAGAATATTCAAGAGACAAGACTAAACACCGATGAGATTTTTCAATACAAAG AAAATAGTTACCATGAAGGAACTtccaaaaattgtaaattggaGCAAAAAATACAGCCTGCTGTTGAAGAATTAGAAAGTACAAGGGTTAAAGCATTGGACCATATGCATCCTACTGACATGACAGGTCATAATAGTTGCTCTACAAGTGGTTCTTATTTTATCGATGCATCTACTCTAAATGATGAAATAGACATTGTATCTACAAATGTAACGAAGAATCAATGCACTACTAATAGTCATCCATCGTTACCATACTTTTCAGTTTCTTCAAATTATGTAGATTGTACAGCCAATAGATCGGACGGTACAGTAGAAGGGCAGTCACATAATTTTACGTCAGTTAAACCATGCAAATCGACCGTGCAAACTCGTGAAACTTGTGAGCAAACGACAGAATTTGAACGAGAACTAAAGCTCACTGAATATTTGCAACTGTCTTGTAAGTCACGTAAAGCAAAGCGAACGGATACCGCATTGGAAGAAACAGCAGATGCAAACAAGCTTGCAAACAAAGAGTCATTGATCGTAGAAATTAAGGAGGCAGACAGTGGGGAGAGTGCACATTCCTCTCCATGTCCtgataatagaaaaataagcaGCGATCGAGataagaaaatggaaaagtcAACTAACATTAAAACAATAGGAGGTGAAAGTGAAAGCAACTGTATTGCGAATGAGAGGCAGCAATCGATGCTCATCAGAAGAAACACGTTTGAACTTGATTCCAACGACGAGAAATTATCCGTTTTGAGACAAGAATATGAACGTCGGCAAGGTAGTCTTGTTTTTCAAAGTGCCATTCCACAGTATTCAGGACACCGTGTAGATGGAGATTCCATTTGTCATGCATCTTCCGAAGCTCCTCCGATTACCGAGTCATTGATTAGTTTCGCATCTGAAGTACAGATTACTTCTACTAATACTCATCGTCCGATGTCGTATTTATTTGAGGATTACAAATACGAAATTAACCAGATAGAAACGCAAAAGAGTCCTTTAGAAAATAACTTGAACAGATCCTGCACGATTTATCCTGTAACCAAAAGTGCCAGCGATAAATCAATCATGAACTACGATGCAGAATCGGACGACGTATCGAATTGTTACAGCAATAGTTTACCAGTTACTTTAAATTCTACCttagagaaaaatgataaGATGGAACatataaagagaaatagaCGAGATGAAGCTACTCCGATTATCTCTGGTGGTGTTAGCACTTTGGATTATTTCAAGTGTTCGGACAGTCCGATTGTGCGACGTAAAACGGAATCTACACCAATCGTGTCAGGAGGTTCCGTGATTATGCATAATCCTGAGGTCAAAGCAAAGCCTCCTAAAATGTCTTCTTCTTTGACTGCTTGGGTAGTTGACATGAGCGATTGCAATGAATCGAAATCTCAAAGCAATTCTCAAAGTATGTCGCAAAGTTTTTCCACTTCCGGAACTTCGAAAACTTCGGAATTTTTACAAAACCCCAAAAATCACGAAAAATGTGGCAGTTTGGGTTTTTTTGtcaatttaaaagatattaacgATGTTGATCTTGGCAAAGGCAAAGGCAAAGGCAAAGGCAATCGTTCAtctgaaagaaaaaatcaGAATAGTAATAGTAAGCCCTACTgtgaattttatatagatatttctGACAAAAATAACGACATTCAAATCAAGCTACCAGAGAAACAAGATATAAGCGTGAAAGACGATAGTCATAAGAAAATTgggaaaaagaacattttttcAATGTTCATTGATTTAAGTGACAATTGTGAAAGCAATAGGGATGTTGCTCACAGGCAGAACTTGTCAATAGTTGCTAATAATTTAGCAGATATTAAACCGGATGATAATAATTccaagattaataatttaccaagagaagaaagaagggagAAAATCAAGCCTAGTGTTTTCATGTTTATAGAATCTGATTCTCCTATAACGAGAAGGCGTACACTGTCAACTTCGCGATCAACACTCAAGCGACATTCATGGAATCTGGACAAGACTCAATCGGCAAATGACGGTTGCGTAGCGAAAGAGCTTATGTTTAGAAAGGAACACAAGCGCGCACATAGCATGTCAATGGACAATCGTAATGACTTGAAACAGTTCCAAGCTACGAGTAATTCCAACCATTCATTGAGCGACGCAACCAAAGCAGAAGCTTCGGTTACAGAATACGATAATACGATAAATTTTAAAGCTTTACAAGAACAGGAATATGATTTAAACAATATAGCTACGTCATCGGAGGATGCATCCGAGTTTGAAGTAAAAGATACTCCGCCCAATTCTCACGTGGAAATTAAAAACGTTGAGGAACTGCGCGTCAATGCAAATTCTCACGAATACAAGATTTCCGATTACGTAGAAAATCGAAAAAGTACCGagacaaaaatttataaaaatcagctTTCGGAAGTTTCCGTCTGGAGAAAAACCATGGAGaacagagaagaagaaaatcgtaaaagtgAGACATTCGATATTAGCAGTGGTGAACATTCTCCGGACAGTGATAATCATGATCACTATGACTTGCCTAACTTGCTAAACGGTGCAATTTCAGATATCAATAATAGAACGCAAATAATCACCGCAGGAAACAGCAGCAATAAGATATCGGAAACTTGTAAATCATTGAATGAGACTATTAAGAAGATAGAATGCGAATTGAAGGAACcggaatataataatacagagCAAGTATATGATTGCTATCCATCAAAGAATGACAAAATTTCTAGctgcaatttaaaaattcgcgATTCTGATAAGAAAAATTCCTGCAGCTTTGTACGTTTGTCAGATTTGGATGTAAAGCCGACTGTTAATCATGCAATGAATGCCTTGATGGTGAATGATGATAGAAGCATGTATCAGAGTATCAGCTTGAGCAACAGTATTTCAGAAACGTCATGGATAGAGAACAAATTGGGGACAACGAGAAATAGTTCAATCAAACCGGTTTCTAAGAAACTTGTTTCTGTCATGAGCACGTCACTTCCTTCCAACAAACAAAAGTCACCAGCTGAGAATTCCATCTATGATTATGAAGGGGAAGAGATTATTTCCGAATCTGATCTTAGCAGCATGCAAAGTAGTATGGGACGTTCTGGAGCCG ATGGAAGCACGGAGGAAACCGAAACATCAAGCATACTTGGAACAAAACCATACAATAGATTGGGCGAAGATTTATTGCGGATGTTCTTGGAAGAAATTAATCCTGACATTACTATAGATGTTGCTGGTCAACACATAAGAGcacataaatgtatattaagtTCTCGTTGCCAATATTTCGCTGCAATTCTTAGCGGCGGATGGGTCGAAAGTGCAGGCAATATTATTCCTTTGCAAGG gTATTCTTATAATGCAGTTCATTTTGCATTATGTCATATCTACAGTGGGGAAAGTAATATACCAGATTCTATAAGCATCGTTGAATTGGCAACATTGGCTGATATGTTGTGTCTAGAAGGTCTCAAAGAAGTTATAGGATATACACTTAAACTTAAATATTGTCACTTGTTTCATAAG ccTTGCCAAGTGTGTGCTGTTGGAGTGTTGGAGTGTATGCCATTAGCCGCAGCATATGGCTTAGACGAAGTATATAGAAAATCACTTAGATGGATCACAAAACACTTTGTACGAATATGGCCATGCAAAGCATTTGCAACTCTTCCGCGAGAACTGATGGAGAAATGCTATCATCAACATATAGTTCACAtg TCCTCTGATAACGTACTCCAAACTATGATGGATTGTGATAAATTATTGGCGACTTTGCCGAATGTTCGATGGGCAGAACCCGTATTTCGGATGGTATCGAATCTACTGGAGACTTCAGTCAAGTTCTTGTCAGAAAATTTCACGGGCGTCcttggaaatgaaaattttcaaatgcTTGGACACGAGTTAACGTGGAATATTAGCCGCTTGGAGGATAATTTTTTAGCAGCTATCGAACAATTGCCACCCGAACAAGCATGCAAAAGTTATtctaaattgaataaaatgctACTCGCATCGCAGACAGATAATCTTCAAGGCAGAAAGTGGGGATCGTTATTCATTGATTTTCTGCAGAAAATTCAAAGTCACGTGGAAAAATGCTTAGTACGTGACGCGACGCGTGCCGTAAGAACTACCGCGTGGTTGAAAATGGATCTGGAGCTTCGCAGGAGAATACAAGAATTGGCTTGTCTCGTAATCTTACCTCATGAAACTTACCTCAAGACACGCACATTCAAACGTTCGAACATCTCAAAG gaATCAATTGTGCAAGCCAATCGCCCGATGCTAACACGCAACTTAGACTTAAAACGCGTAAAAATGGCAATTTCGGAGCACAACGACAAAACCTTAAAGCAGGTCTCATCATCCaaagagatgaaaaaaattttgtgcAAATCGAAAACGGATCCACCTGAACGTAAGATGCAAGAGGATAAACAAATTACTGTTGAAACAGTCAGGCCAAAATCATGGCCCAACAAAATAGAG GTAAAATCGAGATATCTAGAACCAAGAAATAAATCTGCCGCTAAGGAAAGCGTATCTGCAACACATCAGGATAAGATGAGTGTGCAACGACGCAAAGTCATGATTTCTTCGTCCGACTCATCACGCACCGCTAGTCCAGCAATGAAACGTGCAACAGATAAAAAGCCACAACCCAAAACGAAGCTATCAGTGAAGAAAGATGTCGTGAAGGCGCTCTCGTCAGACAGTTTAACGGAAGCAAATGCGGTTCGAATTGGTAACAAGAGAGATTTGATCAGCAAGAGCTGCGGTATCACGAGACCCGAATCACCTTCgttgaaacagaaaaacagTAAAATAGATTTATCAATTGATTCCTTGGACATACAGAGCAAAGCATCGGCAGTTTCGAAAAAAACGGCAAATAAGATCGATCCATCTGTAGCAGATAGTGTCACGATGGAGGTACCGACAAATACCCTTAAACCCAGTACAATCAACAAGCTATCACCTGTTTTGACAAAAGCCATGTATAAAACGCAGGTTTCTGACAG GACGAAAAAAGGTTCGCCGCCAACGCAACAAAAGAATTTGACCACTACAAGACGACCTCCGAGATCTCTGGAAAGTTCCACTGCCGCTAGTCGCAGTAGGGCGGCTGCTATTAACAATATGTATCATGGTTCACCTAGTTTGCGCAGAAATTTATTGGACGCTGCGAGAACGCCAGATGTCTCTGTCAAACAGGTGAATACAACAGCTTCTCTCAGGACGCGACAAATTTCGCAGACGAATGGTTCTCCTAACATGAGAAGAGACAAAAAGGAAGTGCAAAATTCTCAGAGTTCTGACAGCCCCAACAAGAAATTGTCTCCAAAATCCGGTGTTGTTAACAGAATCAACAAGTCACTAATTAGtggaaaaagaaatgttactggtaaaattgatgataaaattaaaaaatgccatAATGGGGATGCGCAAAAGCAGCCTACAGTAGGTTCAAGATCCGGTACATTTCTTAAAGACGAGCCTACGGTACTTAAAAGGGCGGACATTAAATCGtcgcaaattaatatttaa